The nucleotide sequence aaaacatgtcaacactcgtATTTGAGAATGTTGTCGAAACATAATGTTTAGGTAGTACGACGTTCATCCTTTTATTGTATATGTGTTTAACATAACACAATTTCACGGCAACATATTACATAAAATGTAAAtctgtattaatttatattaatgccATGGTTTCGCCCATGATTCCTTTTTTGATTTCGCGTGATCCCAATTTTAAaagcatatacatttataatacatatttaagtacccgctgtaaaataaacataaatacaaaagcATACGCCCCAAATTCAATCACAAAGTATTAACAAAAATAGTCAACAGTTCTTTAGTAGCATAAACACAATTAGCAAGATTGTAACGCTTAAAATCTATGACACATTTTCAACATTCCTAGTCACAAGTAAAATGTTGTtgtgattattttgttttcagattgaAGTAAACAGTAACCTTTACAGTTCATTTTTAGCAACAACTGAATAACCCAGTGTCATTTCATATCATAAGCATGGTTAATAAttattgatatcaatacaattgTATTCCTTCCGAACATTCGCATATTAATAGCTTGTCGAGTCCTTGCTACTTGCATTCAGAAATACGAGTACATGAAAAACTTCGCTTTGTTAAGAGATGACATCATTATCTCCCCATTACCTTTGCCAAATAGTATTGATATTGTCAACCATCATCCAATATGCAAAAATACAAGAAACCCTCAATATGTCTTAAACGTAAGTGTGAATGGTATCATATCTATCAAAGCAAGACTGAGAAAATCGACGATAACAGAAAACCAAATCCTAAACTAATTCATAGATTAGAATTTGTGGTTCCGTTGCCTCAGTCGCTACCATCGATATCCGCTAAACTAGGCTCATATGGGCTGTAAGGTGCAGCCAGATCGTCCTGGGTGAGGAACGTTTTAACCGTGGATCCCGTGCTCACGTGGTTGTCGGCGGGAACCAGAACATTGACCGGAACTCTTCTGAGAGACGCTGGGTGAACGCAGACTGGTATTATTGGTTCGTCAGCTGCCATTTATTACAAGTAAGGACATAACATTGACGCTAACATTTAAACACGAATATaataaagttttgaaaaaaaatgaatcattatatttttaagaaaaaaatgcaatcaactaaatattattttaaaagtagACAATGCTAGACATGACGTCATATATGtatgcaaacaattaaataaattataatactaAACAACTAGTAATTACCTAAgcattgtaaaacaaaataaacattcattCTCAGTTACATGTAAACGTGATATCAAAGTATGTAAGTGGAAACAACGAAATTAAAATTAACAGAAACATGTAAAGTCTTATTTTAAAACCATGATTGACCCAAACTTACGGTTGGGAGGGTACCGCCGGAAGCAATTATACGCCGAGCAGTGTACACCGTTGCGAATACGCCTTTCCGGACGTCGGATGGGTGGCAGAATCTCAGTCGGCTCCACCAGCGAAGGAGGGTAACATCCGGCACCAAAGCATAGGCACTTGCTTTTACCATGCAACATTTGTCCGTGCATGTTTCTTAGTTGCCTAACGTCCATCGCCCCAAAATGACTGCAAAGTGATATGATATTCAGATGAGGCGAATACGTGGGTAAATTATGCATCTATAATTTAAGGTGTGCCGAGCTAGATTTCTACATGTATATCAAGGAAATTGCAACCATAACACCGGTATGGTATTATGCTGATATTGTGAtgtttaataacatgttttcagAAACATTCCAGAATACTTTTGTCAATGAAGATTTATATCGAAAGAAAGGAGATTTATAGCAAAAGGTTTTGTATTCtgcaatgaaaatacaaaccaatTTGATGTTTTACTTATGCACGAACACAATATTTAGGACATACTAGTTCGGATGTGTACAATAGTCGGGATTTTATTAGTAGAGTTAGCTGTCATTTAATTGTAATGGTTTTCTGTTTCATTTTTGTAACACTTTATTATTCTGTATAAAGCTATCATatttatcttaattaaaataaatgaaggTTTTCCCGGAATTTCGCACTTTCGTCGCATAGTTGTACTTTGCAAGAtatcacttttttattttgtattacaaaAATAGTGCGACGATAGTGTATTAAAATATGGAATAATTAGTTAAACATGCAACGTTTTAGAAATTTGGCAAAATTCTATTATTTAGAAAAAACTCAAATAATTGGCCGAAATAGCAAAATTGTTTTAGTAGGTCGTGTAGAAttaaaaaacaatcttaaaatACACGTTAATTAATGCGTTTTATTTGTGatacttgttttgattttatatatttcagtGAATTTAAGCTTATAAACTAGAACAACTTGTACTTTTATACGTTATTATAGCCAGTTATAACTAGAGTTCAAATTTAGCAGTTGTAATGAAACTgctttaatttcatttttcacgtattatttgtttgcattatCTGTAGAcaaaactgccgcaacaccctttaaaacatacatatacattaaataacaaattttcaTGTGGTCGCGTAGATATGTGAGAAGGATAACGATAGATTTTTGACATTTCTGCTACCCTTAACAGCGAGGgttatcacgtgacaaacaaaacGACAGCAATTTTCCGTCTTATTCcctttttttactttgatttactttgattaattgttaaaatgctgCTCACTTTCCATGCATATAGGCATGAAAGCGATTAGCGtttatatcgtattaatattcgctctatatctcgactttactcgcctCGAAATTTCTCAGCgagtcacaaaattacagctcccgcttgTTTGTTACGTGATTCACCTTTCTGTTAAAGTGCAGaaatttttacatcaaataatcGTTTAAAAAATAGTTGCTTTCTTTAAATAGAAATCGCACTTCAACAAAAACAAGAAACGACCTACTGGAACTCATTTCCACAGTTTGGACAGATGAACTTCGCCCACCCCCACTCTTTGTCACGTGGAAGAGGGTCATACCGACTTCGACACTTGTTACATCGGGATACCTGAAACGTACTATTTATCCAACTCCCGAGTGCTTCTATAAACAAGTTACATGTCGATGTACAAAACGCCGATGAACAATGTTCAATTCAAAATACATATGTGTATTGGTCGCGAAAATCAAGTGTTAGAATATCAACTGTTGTCTTCTTCATATAACACgccatgtatgtacatgtataaaccgAAATACCTGGGGTTTTGAATTTGAAGTAGGACATAATTTCAAAGTAGTATgcgattgtttaaaaaatataggtTTCAGCTGCATAACACAACTTTTAATGTATATCGATTATTTAATAGAAATTAAAAGCATTAAATGTCATTTTTAatcgtatgcatgtgtatttttaATGACAAACACCTTCAGTCGCATCATTTTTTAGTTTGAATTGTTGCGTAGAAATTTAACCTCGGAAAAAGTTTGGTGTGCAGACAAAATTCTTACATCACTTCCCACCCGAAGATCGTTGTTTCTATATTTTTGTACATACGGGCTTTCTTGTCGGAACCTTTCTCCACCACATATGGTCACATCGCTCGCAACTGAACTGTCGGATTTCTGCGCTGATCTCGTTCCTACGCGCTACGTCTTGCAGCAACTGACTTTCACGGACGTACTGCACTACACGCCACTGAAATGTCCCCCACTAGAATGTTAGTTTAATTGCACCTTAATGGACACAGTGTAAGATGTCTCTGAAATTATATGTTTTGAAACTGGTTTTCAGTCTCTTctatataactttttttataattcTTCAACGTTTGATACGGATTGGTTTTTAGTTTAAATTATTGGACAGGATATTGCTTCTGCAAACATAATATAGATAGTCCAATAATGAAATTGCTTTGATGTGCTGAGAGGTGAAACAAATCAcgtaaagtttattttaaaaacactaTTTATGCGTGGTGAGCTTCCTACGTGGCCACCTTATCATCCGTATTTGACTTCTCACAATGTTCCCAATGAGAAGTTTGTCGCAATATTTAAAAGTCATGACACTTTATGAAGCTCATGTATTTGAAACGCTGTCgtgttaaacaaaatatattcttTGTCACATTTAAAGTGGTGATCGACTGGTGGCCACTTCATCAAGCAAAATGTGTCTAATTCGTCTTTTCATGCAGCTTTATCCTTTTCATCAATATGACAATGAACAATATGCGACTCAACATGGCCAAAAGACActtttgcggggggggggggggggtaaaaataAGTCTTCTGAACTAtcaaatgttattatatttacaCTTCATATTCGAAAATCGACTGTCAGTAAACTTTTATTACAGTTTGACCTCCTTTAAATGGTTGGTGTTTAGACATGCTTTAAGTGATGTATTAAAACATTTGCACAAATTCAAAGCTTAAATCAAACTTCAAAAATACAACTGTAAACAAGTTCTTATGCGTTGATTTATAAACCTTTGAATGGATTTTACATGCAACCATCTTATAAGATATAAACATCGAAATATTAAAACAGTAGCCCACAATAAAGAAcaatttaacatttgtgtttgtttgtttgttgttgttttttgcaaaaaatggTATTAAAACATACTATTTTTCCAAAATATGGACAGCAATTATCAGCCGTCGAATTTTCTAAACATCTCAGCAGATTGATTAATGAAGATTATCCGTTGCGCAATGGTTAATTCCAATATAGACAAAACTAATCTAATTATTCACAATCATAATCATGATAGAACGTCCGATAATTTCTAAACAGAAAGAATCAAATTTCGGCACCAATGAATATTTAACTACCTTCACCAGTTAGTTTCATGCTTGAAGAAAACCAATAGTGCATTTAAGGTGATGATGTGATTCTTGATGGATGCAAAGAAATTATAAGTACGTACACGCCACCATTTTCTCTGATAACagaataaataattcattaagtGTTTCAAAAAAAGTGTTGCCATATAATTTGACGAAGCTAACTTTAGCCGCCTGAACGTCAATAAGCCAAAATTTCAGTTGGAAATGCAAACTGCAGACAAACAAGCCCCAGGTCGGAAATTTTGAGAGTCAAACTGAATATTttaaagatgttgtttttttggcGCGGCTAAATTACTATTTTTAGTTCAAAGAAACAGTAATATAGTGTATACAAAttgtatatcttttttaattattattctttatttaaCAGTTTCCAAACGTTGATACACAATTCtcgaaaaatatataataaattaaataattgcgATGCACCGCAACTAAAGCGACAATTTTACCATAAACTGTCAACGACCATGATTTTCAACAAAAAGCTATTCGCTGGTAATATAATTTGCAATGTGTTCACACTTAAATAAATTGTGCTGCAATGGGTGATGAGAATTTTGGTAATATATCAAAACAGTTTTAGTTGCGTTttgtttcttgttgttgttttgttatttatatttatttattgaaacgttGAATTGACTCATTAAAAAGCAATTTGCCAAAGGGTAAGGATCATTTTGAGCGTGATTTGAACAAACTGTAAAGGAGCACCTTACCATGCCACACACCGAACGGTTAACCAATAACTCTTGCGGTTTCAGATCATTTCAAAAGTGATGCACTATATCGCCCAATCGGTGCAAAAAGGTCCAATgggccttcttatttcaatgttaCATAGTACCATTTTttcaccaatggggcgatataagTCCTTACAATCATGTTGCCAAAGGGGCGTGGCTAGTTTTGACCACAATCGGATAAACGTCACAAAAATTGAAAGAGGAAAAATATGCAATGTTAAACACCGAATATCAAATCCATCACCATTTCGTTTCAGAGAGAAAGATTGGTTAAGTCCATGGATACTTACTATATAGGTCAATACAAATCATTTGACCTCTGGGGCGGGCCAGTTTGTACCTCAGTGACATTGATTGAACAAATTAAGCTATACGCCAAAGAGTACACTTTTGGAGTTTGCGGTTTAAGAGATGTGAATGTATAGAGTTTTAACGATATAAGTGGTctaagatgatatttaaaaagttatttgccATATAAGTCTCTATTAATCTTTAGATGTTGTGACCGCTTCGCATTACCAGTGTTGACCTCAGGgttatgatttgaacaaacttagtagtgACGACCGCCATACAatattacatgccaaatattaaactTGTCTCCCTCTAGGTTTAAGAGACTATTTTTGAAGGgttcaatatatacataaaagGAAAACAAAGAATCCCCAGGgcgttattctttttttttcatcttaTATATTGAAAAGTAATTAGTAACTGTAACAaagtaatg is from Dreissena polymorpha isolate Duluth1 chromosome 14, UMN_Dpol_1.0, whole genome shotgun sequence and encodes:
- the LOC127858037 gene encoding shiftless antiviral inhibitor of ribosomal frameshifting protein homolog; protein product: MSDDDEGPRNFSEEWERIRNIRRFRELFHGRFSDGESETIVDHFNGDIHHAVSFALEAPQAEIQDVLGNHGWRVVQYVRESQLLQDVARRNEISAEIRQFSCERCDHMWWRKVPTRKPVSRCNKCRSRYDPLPRDKEWGWAKFICPNCGNEFHHFGAMDVRQLRNMHGQMLHGKSKCLCFGAGCYPPSLVEPTEILPPIRRPERRIRNGVHCSAYNCFRRYPPNPDEPIIPVCVHPASLRRVPVNVLVPADNHVSTGSTVKTFLTQDDLAAPYSPYEPSLADIDGSD